The following are from one region of the Cytobacillus firmus genome:
- the tsaE gene encoding tRNA (adenosine(37)-N6)-threonylcarbamoyltransferase complex ATPase subunit type 1 TsaE — protein sequence MSQFEFISKNPEDTMGFSEKLGSLLQPGDVLALEGDLGAGKTTFTKGLAKGLNITRNVNSPTFTIIKEYHGRLPLYHMDVYRVEDSFEDLGFDEYFDGNGVTVVEWAHLVKEQLPEELLTIYLYLDDHDSRRLVLEPQGRRYEELCKEIMS from the coding sequence ATGAGTCAGTTTGAGTTTATCTCAAAGAACCCAGAGGATACGATGGGGTTTTCAGAAAAGCTTGGCAGCCTGCTTCAGCCGGGGGATGTCCTTGCTCTGGAAGGCGATTTGGGTGCGGGGAAAACGACCTTCACCAAGGGGCTGGCCAAAGGGCTAAATATAACACGGAATGTAAATAGCCCGACTTTTACAATTATTAAAGAATACCACGGAAGATTGCCCCTTTATCATATGGATGTATATAGAGTTGAAGATTCCTTTGAGGATTTGGGGTTTGATGAATATTTTGATGGTAATGGGGTCACAGTTGTAGAATGGGCTCATCTTGTTAAAGAACAGCTGCCCGAAGAGTTACTGACGATTTATTTATATCTTGATGATCATGACTCAAGAAGGCTTGTCCTGGAACCTCAGGGCAGAAGATATGAGGAATTGTGTAAGGAGATTATGTCATGA
- the tsaD gene encoding tRNA (adenosine(37)-N6)-threonylcarbamoyltransferase complex transferase subunit TsaD has protein sequence MKKDQWIMGIETSCDETAVAIIKNGREITANIVASQIESHKRFGGVVPEIASRHHVEQITIVLEEALYKAGITYSDLSAIAVTEGPGLVGALLIGVNAAKAVAFAHRIPLVGVHHIAGHIYANRLVEEMEFPLLSLVVSGGHTELVYMKEHGHFEVIGETRDDAAGEAYDKVARTLNLPYPGGPHIDRLAHEGNPAIQLPRAWLEEGSYDFSFSGLKSAVINTVHNAEQRGEKIVPEDLAASFQDSVIDVLVTKTERAVEEYQVNQLLLAGGVAANKGLRASLEKKFGNRADIKLIIPPLSLCTDNAAMIAAAGSVLFDKGHFAGLDLNANPGLDITIHNDK, from the coding sequence ATGAAAAAAGATCAATGGATCATGGGAATTGAAACGAGCTGTGATGAAACGGCTGTAGCCATCATTAAGAATGGACGCGAAATTACAGCCAATATCGTTGCATCCCAAATAGAAAGCCATAAACGTTTTGGCGGAGTAGTTCCCGAAATAGCTTCCCGTCATCATGTTGAACAGATAACAATCGTACTGGAAGAAGCATTATATAAGGCAGGGATCACATATTCTGATCTTTCAGCAATTGCTGTAACGGAAGGACCTGGCCTTGTAGGGGCGCTTCTGATTGGGGTTAATGCCGCAAAAGCCGTTGCATTTGCTCACCGCATCCCGCTGGTAGGCGTGCATCATATTGCTGGCCATATTTATGCAAACAGACTGGTGGAAGAAATGGAATTCCCGTTACTTTCCCTGGTAGTCTCCGGCGGACATACAGAACTGGTCTATATGAAGGAGCATGGCCATTTCGAAGTAATTGGCGAGACAAGGGATGATGCTGCAGGTGAGGCATATGATAAAGTTGCCCGGACCTTAAACCTGCCATATCCGGGAGGTCCTCACATTGACAGACTCGCACATGAAGGGAATCCAGCTATTCAGCTTCCAAGAGCCTGGCTGGAAGAAGGTTCATACGATTTTAGCTTCAGCGGCTTAAAATCAGCGGTTATCAACACTGTCCACAACGCTGAACAGCGTGGAGAGAAGATAGTACCGGAGGATCTGGCGGCAAGCTTCCAGGATAGTGTTATTGACGTCCTGGTAACGAAAACAGAAAGAGCAGTTGAAGAGTATCAGGTGAATCAGCTTTTGCTCGCAGGCGGAGTTGCTGCGAATAAAGGTCTTCGGGCTTCTTTAGAAAAGAAGTTTGGAAATAGAGCTGATATAAAGCTTATTATTCCGCCATTATCTTTATGCACAGATAATGCAGCGATGATAGCGGCAGCAGGAAGTGTCCTGTTTGATAAAGGACACTTCGCCGGTCTGGATTTAAATGCAAATCCCGGTTTAGATATTACTATCCACAACGATAAATAA
- the tsaB gene encoding tRNA (adenosine(37)-N6)-threonylcarbamoyltransferase complex dimerization subunit type 1 TsaB, translated as MKVLAIDTSNYPLGVALLDGDQVIGEYITNVKKNHSVRVMPAIDILMKDCGVKPAELDKIVVAKGPGSYTGVRIGVTIAKTLAWTLNKPLVGVSSLEVYAASAGRYFNGVISPIFDARRGQVYTGLYQYREGQLVSVIKDQLLLSKEWAAMLSEQQENVLFIGNDLPLHKDVFREFLNERAVFASPAEHNPRPAELALLGRDREAEDVHSFVPNYIRIAEAEANWIKANKEKKL; from the coding sequence ATGAAGGTTTTGGCCATAGATACATCCAATTACCCTCTGGGAGTAGCTCTTCTGGATGGCGATCAGGTTATAGGCGAGTATATTACAAATGTAAAAAAAAATCATTCTGTCCGGGTTATGCCGGCTATTGATATTTTAATGAAAGACTGCGGTGTTAAGCCTGCTGAATTAGATAAAATTGTTGTAGCGAAAGGACCTGGTTCGTATACTGGAGTGCGTATCGGGGTAACGATTGCAAAAACACTGGCATGGACTTTAAATAAGCCGCTTGTTGGGGTATCAAGTCTTGAAGTTTATGCAGCCTCGGCTGGCAGATACTTCAATGGAGTCATTTCTCCCATATTTGATGCACGGAGAGGGCAAGTTTATACCGGCCTCTATCAGTATAGGGAAGGGCAGTTAGTATCGGTGATCAAAGACCAGCTTCTGCTTTCAAAAGAATGGGCAGCCATGCTCTCAGAACAGCAGGAAAACGTTCTTTTCATTGGGAATGATTTGCCATTGCATAAAGATGTATTCAGAGAATTCCTTAATGAGCGGGCAGTGTTTGCTTCACCTGCAGAACATAACCCAAGGCCGGCAGAACTTGCTTTATTAGGACGTGACCGCGAGGCTGAGGATGTCCATTCTTTTGTACCTAATTACATTAGGATTGCGGAAGCTGAAGCTAATTGGATAAAAGCAAACAAGGAAAAAAAGTTATAG
- the rimI gene encoding ribosomal protein S18-alanine N-acetyltransferase, producing MNKSLTFRLMNEEDIDDVLEIEHKSFATPWSREAFFNELTHNQFALYVVLEEENKVIGYCGAWIVVDEAHITNVALLPEYRGRKLGEALMRQLMEVASEKGVITMTLEVRVSNFTAQSLYRKLGFQNGAIRKNYYTDNQEDALVMWVNL from the coding sequence ATGAATAAATCCTTAACTTTCCGTTTGATGAATGAAGAGGATATTGATGATGTTTTGGAGATCGAACACAAATCCTTTGCAACACCCTGGAGCAGGGAGGCCTTTTTTAACGAATTAACTCATAACCAGTTTGCTTTGTATGTTGTTTTAGAAGAAGAAAATAAAGTAATAGGATACTGTGGAGCATGGATTGTCGTGGATGAAGCTCATATCACCAATGTTGCGCTGCTCCCTGAATATCGGGGGAGAAAACTTGGAGAAGCTTTGATGCGGCAGCTAATGGAGGTTGCGTCTGAAAAGGGAGTCATCACAATGACTCTGGAAGTAAGGGTATCCAACTTCACAGCTCAGTCCTTATACCGAAAGCTTGGTTTTCAAAACGGAGCCATCAGGAAGAACTATTACACAGATAATCAAGAAGATGCTTTAGTAATGTGGGTGAATTTATAA